A genomic segment from Hyalangium gracile encodes:
- a CDS encoding GFA family protein, translated as MTLRRASCSCGQLQVVCTGEPVRVSMCHCLACQKRTGSVFGTQARFRRQDISSIEGRSTSFSRVGDSGNTATFHFCPTCGATVYWELGAMPDFVAVAVGAFADPSFPAPKISVYEERRHAWALPTGIELEHMD; from the coding sequence ATGACCTTGCGTCGTGCATCCTGCAGTTGCGGTCAGTTGCAGGTGGTGTGCACCGGCGAGCCCGTCCGGGTGTCCATGTGCCACTGCCTCGCATGTCAGAAGAGGACGGGGAGCGTCTTTGGGACCCAAGCGCGGTTTCGCCGCCAGGACATCTCCTCCATCGAAGGGCGCTCCACCTCGTTCTCCCGAGTGGGGGACAGCGGAAACACCGCCACCTTCCATTTCTGCCCGACATGCGGCGCCACCGTGTACTGGGAGCTCGGCGCCATGCCGGACTTCGTCGCCGTCGCTGTTGGCGCCTTTGCCGACCCCAGCTTTCCTGCTCCGAAGATCTCCGTGTACGAGGAGAGGCGCCATGCCTGGGCGCTGCCTACGGGGATCGAGCTCGAGCACATGGACTGA
- a CDS encoding CPBP family intramembrane glutamic endopeptidase produces the protein MPPSPAAAPSDTTPGKRFLQFPLTRIVLATFVTALSVGLAVSLASAVAGEAERSMWPQLLGAGAALASYALYVRLVEKRPVSELSPTGAWRELGIGLLLGALLVVVVIGVLAGLGAYEVVGSNGWSMKLLNPLAEMTLVGVLEELLCRGILFRITEKALGSWIALGISAVLFGVAHLPGAGAGMLAIGIAVVAGVFFATAFMVTRRLWLCIGIHVAWNYTLGTIFSVAVSGHESTGLLQGSLTGPDWLVGGRCGLEASVLTLLVLVVTGACFLWRAWAKGHFVALSSP, from the coding sequence ATGCCCCCTTCCCCCGCCGCAGCTCCTTCCGACACGACACCGGGCAAGCGCTTCCTGCAATTTCCGCTGACTCGAATCGTGCTCGCCACGTTCGTCACAGCGCTCTCCGTGGGCCTGGCCGTGTCACTCGCCAGCGCCGTTGCCGGTGAGGCCGAGCGCAGCATGTGGCCGCAGTTGCTGGGAGCCGGCGCCGCGCTGGCGTCCTATGCCCTCTACGTGCGCCTCGTGGAGAAGCGGCCCGTCTCAGAGCTCTCCCCGACAGGAGCGTGGCGTGAACTCGGCATAGGGCTGCTGCTCGGGGCATTGCTGGTCGTGGTGGTGATAGGCGTGCTCGCGGGGCTCGGCGCCTACGAGGTGGTCGGCAGCAATGGCTGGAGCATGAAGCTCCTCAATCCCCTGGCGGAGATGACCCTCGTCGGAGTGCTCGAAGAGCTCCTGTGCCGCGGCATCCTCTTCCGGATCACCGAAAAGGCCCTGGGAAGCTGGATTGCGCTGGGGATCTCGGCGGTCCTGTTCGGTGTGGCCCACCTGCCGGGAGCCGGTGCCGGGATGCTGGCCATCGGGATTGCGGTGGTCGCGGGCGTGTTCTTCGCCACGGCGTTCATGGTGACACGCCGCCTCTGGCTGTGTATCGGCATCCATGTCGCGTGGAACTACACCCTGGGCACGATCTTCTCCGTCGCGGTCTCCGGGCATGAGAGTACCGGGCTGCTGCAGGGAAGCCTGACCGGTCCGGACTGGCTGGTCGGCGGCCGGTGCGGCCTGGAAGCCTCGGTGCTCACCTTGCTCGTGCTCGTCGTGACAGGGGCCTGCTTCTTGTGGAGAGCCTGGGCGAAAGGACATTTCGTTGCTCTGTCGTCCCCATGA
- a CDS encoding helix-turn-helix transcriptional regulator → MIEQQPLITINHARGTRFSLDVDTSLHQSHVIKLLIGLDADVSVLEPSGRRVCSPAVVIPSDIASSVVCQGPAITVLLDPETNREPNARTRALGAAAPIEPALALRLREAVWSARCHLESPLHLDGLGEELQAIAFPSTRLRVDFDMRVERAIERLRARLDDPDGEELGLESHLGVTLQHFRALFLRDIGISPRAWLLWNRLVHGLRITLTGVSLTTAAVAAGFSDQAHFSRTCRRLLGYAPSGIVLMGTTEQRNVLSPRLSTRSRPLSRRARAR, encoded by the coding sequence ATGATCGAACAACAGCCCCTCATCACGATCAACCACGCTCGCGGCACCCGCTTCTCGCTCGATGTCGACACCAGCCTTCATCAATCGCACGTGATCAAGCTGCTCATCGGGCTCGACGCGGATGTATCAGTGCTCGAGCCTTCCGGCCGCCGCGTATGTTCTCCGGCGGTAGTGATTCCCAGCGACATCGCCTCGAGCGTGGTGTGCCAAGGTCCGGCCATCACGGTACTGCTCGATCCGGAGACCAATCGCGAGCCGAACGCGCGCACGCGGGCGCTGGGTGCCGCGGCGCCGATCGAGCCGGCCCTGGCGCTCCGGCTCCGTGAAGCGGTCTGGTCGGCGCGGTGCCATCTCGAGAGCCCGTTGCACCTGGATGGGCTCGGTGAGGAGCTGCAAGCCATCGCGTTTCCGAGCACCCGCCTCCGCGTGGATTTCGACATGCGCGTCGAGCGTGCCATCGAGCGCCTCCGCGCCCGGCTCGATGATCCCGACGGCGAGGAGCTCGGGCTGGAGTCGCATCTGGGCGTGACGCTTCAGCACTTCCGTGCGCTCTTCCTTCGTGACATCGGCATCTCGCCGCGCGCCTGGCTTTTGTGGAACCGGCTCGTGCACGGGCTGCGCATCACGCTGACGGGCGTCTCGCTCACCACGGCGGCGGTGGCGGCGGGTTTCTCGGACCAGGCCCACTTCTCGCGCACGTGCCGCCGCCTGCTCGGCTACGCGCCCAGCGGCATCGTCCTCATGGGGACGACAGAGCAACGAAATGTCCTTTCGCCCAGGCTCTCCACAAGAAGCAGGCCCCTGTCACGACGAGCACGAGCAAGGTGA
- a CDS encoding HAD family hydrolase, with the protein MTSRRFEAVLFDCDGVLVDSESITLSVLRDMLEEQGWKLSLLECMALFIGKMVKDEAAIIEARTGKPLTEEWLARFRQRRNEALERDLVAIRNIHAAVESIHERYEGRIACASGADRGKIELQLRKVGLMKYFDGRIFSGVEQPRSKPAPDVYLAAASALSVEPARCAVVEDTRTGVTAGVAAGATVFGYSPPEAGHDAPEVLRRAGAVRIFTDMAELPALLES; encoded by the coding sequence ATGACTTCACGGCGGTTCGAGGCAGTCCTCTTCGATTGTGACGGCGTCCTGGTGGACTCCGAGTCCATCACCCTGAGCGTCCTGCGCGACATGCTCGAGGAGCAGGGCTGGAAGCTCAGCCTGCTGGAGTGCATGGCGCTGTTCATCGGCAAGATGGTGAAGGACGAGGCGGCCATCATCGAGGCGCGCACCGGCAAGCCGTTGACGGAGGAGTGGCTCGCCCGGTTCCGGCAGCGGCGCAACGAGGCCCTGGAGCGCGACCTGGTGGCGATCCGCAACATCCACGCGGCGGTGGAGTCCATCCATGAGCGGTACGAGGGACGCATCGCCTGTGCCTCGGGCGCGGACCGCGGCAAGATCGAGCTTCAGCTGCGCAAGGTCGGCCTCATGAAGTACTTCGACGGGCGGATCTTCAGCGGCGTCGAGCAGCCGCGCTCCAAGCCCGCTCCGGACGTGTACCTGGCGGCGGCGAGCGCCCTGTCCGTGGAACCGGCGCGCTGCGCTGTCGTGGAGGACACCCGCACCGGCGTGACGGCCGGCGTGGCAGCAGGCGCCACGGTGTTCGGCTACAGCCCTCCAGAGGCCGGCCACGATGCGCCCGAAGTCCTGCGTCGGGCCGGCGCGGTGCGGATCTTCACCGACATGGCGGAGCTCCCCGCGCTGCTCGAGTCCTGA
- a CDS encoding tetratricopeptide repeat protein, with product MGRFKLLLGTIALVGATLVPAHAEASIKVLGNGFGRICYEHAKAGQASDSGLEACDRALTEQRLTPSDRAATLVNRGILQMHARKHALALASYEEALKLNPDLAEAYVNKGVALVNLGRDAEAVEAIGKALELNTEWPEIAYYTRGIAHEMLGNVRSAYNDYRQAAALKPEWQEPQRQLQRFSVVPKGRG from the coding sequence ATGGGACGGTTCAAGCTGTTGCTCGGCACCATCGCGCTCGTTGGAGCGACCCTCGTTCCCGCGCATGCGGAAGCCTCCATCAAGGTGCTCGGCAACGGGTTCGGTCGCATCTGCTACGAACACGCCAAGGCCGGCCAGGCCTCGGACTCGGGGCTCGAGGCTTGCGACCGGGCGCTCACCGAGCAGCGCCTGACACCGAGCGATCGCGCCGCGACCCTCGTCAACCGCGGCATCCTCCAGATGCATGCCAGGAAGCACGCGCTCGCGCTCGCCAGCTACGAGGAGGCGCTCAAGCTGAATCCAGACCTCGCCGAGGCCTACGTCAACAAGGGCGTCGCGCTGGTAAACCTCGGCCGGGACGCCGAGGCAGTGGAGGCGATCGGCAAGGCGCTGGAGCTGAACACCGAATGGCCCGAGATCGCCTACTACACGCGAGGCATCGCCCACGAGATGCTCGGCAACGTCCGCTCCGCCTACAACGACTACCGCCAGGCCGCGGCGCTCAAGCCCGAGTGGCAGGAGCCGCAGCGGCAGCTCCAGCGCTTCTCGGTGGTTCCCAAGGGCCGGGGTTGA